The segment AGTCTTGGAGTTGGTTTTTTGAGAAGCTGAAAGAGATCGTAGAAGATGGCTTGCGTAATACGTTGGTGGACAGGCTTGTAGAAGCTGAAAGAGATCGTAGAAGATGAAAGAGATCGTAGAAGATGACGTCTATTCTTCGTTTGATCTGTACAAACACCCTTGGTGGACAGGCTTGCGTAATACGTTGTTGAGAAGATGCTACGATGTCGGAAACCCAAGTACTCTTTACATCAAGGGTGTTGAGTATTTCTACGCCCTACAACGCCACGAAGAAGGTCTTGCTTTGATGAAGAGAGCAGCGGATGCTGGATACGAACGAGCGTTGTATACCTATGCAATGACTCGCAAACTCTACTGGGATGATGAGGAATACTTCGCTAGTTTTACGAGAGAAGCAGTTGGTACAATTGGATGGCTTGTTAGAATGGATGATGTTCCGTGGGTGCCGGTCGTTAACGAGTGGTTCTTAACAAAGAAGTTCATGTTCATGTCAACAGATCGACCTTTGTTTTATAATTGCCCCTGTTCACCTACGTTGGATTTTGATTGGGATCTGTGGCACATGGAGTTAAGCAAGACTGAAGACATGTGTAACCGATGCTTCTGAATAAAAGAGGTTGGTCTTTTCCTCTGGGATTTTCGTTGCGCCACGAGTTTTTCGCCCCTTCGACAGTTGGCAGTAATTATTATTTGTTGTAATGCATTTACCACATTAAGCATTGTTCTAATTCCGTTGTCGAGTATAACATTAGCTGTTATTTTGGAAAGTGACGTATACCATCAAAGCTAGGAGACAAACTCCAACATCGGTTTATCGTTTCTTTACTCATACCGTTATCATGAAAACATAAGACTCGGTGTACAAAAACTGACGGTATTCGAAAAATGACGGTATTCGAATACTGACGGTATTCGAATACTAACGGTATACGAATACTGACGGTATACGAATACTTAAGGTATACGAATACTTACGGTATACGAGAGCCCAAAATTTAAAGTTGTCCAATTGGACTGAAACCTATTAAGTCCAAATTAGATGGGCTAATGTCAATTTGGACTTAAGAAAAATAATGCCCAATAAAATGCTTTGTCCATTTGGACATACCCATTGGATATGGACAGCCCAATTGACATCTCTATTCATAATTCCATTAGTATTTATCTGTACTCACTTTTGATTGATTAAACGGTATACGAATACTTAAGGTATACGAATACTTACGGTATACGAGAGAAAACATATAACATTGACGAAATACTTAAGGTATACGAGAGAAAACATATAACATTGACGAATACTTAAGGTATACGAATACTTAAGGTCTACGAATACTTAAGCTATACGATAGAAAACAGATAACATCGAGGATTAACATAAATAAAGTCCTAGAGGATGTGAGAAATGTTGCAGCATATCCAAAATAGCCTGCAGTTTTTACAAGAATCTTCAAAATCGACTGTGTAATCATGGCCATAAAGGCAGCTTGGTGACTTGATGACCTAATCATCCGGAAATTTGAAAGATGCACCATATCTGTTCATGTATGGCGCTCCAAATGATATCAATCGCCACTCTAGATCAGCTCATAGTCCAACTATCGCATCCGAGCGAAGGTCATAGTGATTAGCTGCGAACTGCTGAAACAGTTTACTGGCTTCCTTGTCATTGCCAATACACACGTTGAAAATGCCGACGGCTAAAGTAGATAAATCATGATTTGGGACATTTGGTTGCAATATTCTAATACATTTCTCAGGACCTACCATCAGTGCTGCATAGAGCCCTTCATAGTAGATAGCGTTTGTGTTGCCAGCTGTTACGCACTTGATGAAAAACTCCCGAAACTGATCACCAGTGCAGATTTGACATGTTGCAAAGGTGACCATTGGCTGAACATTACACTTCCTTAAGACGGAGGGTTCGTGGACAAGTGCATAACCGCGTTTCCCAGCCCGCAAAATACCACCAAGATAGTAAAATGAATCCGCTCCCACCATCTCTATTATTTTACACAAAATTTCTTCTGGAAGATTGTGGATGTTTAGAGATGCCATACTATTGAGTTCTGTTGGAGATGTTTATCACACGCattgaatatgtatatatagaataaagaaataaacaaaggaGTCTTATTTGTTAATAGGAAAGTTATTTTCCCTTCCACATTTTATACCTAACACACTCAGAGAAATAGTTATTGcaatcaatttttaaattttacactaatacttattaaatgaaacagtAAAAACACCAAATACTTCTGAAATTGTTTTCCTTTGAAACAaataactaaaccctaaaccctataccctaaacatgcaaccctaaactctaaaccctataccctaaaccctaaaccctaaatatatAAGAAAGACGATGTAAAACCATCAAAGATAAACTGATCTGTTTGAATTATAGTGTCTGGATGAATGGAAAGATACAATAACCGTTTAACAATTCGGTTTAACAAACGAAATGAAGCAGGCAGTATACACGTCTTCAACAATCGTTTTGAACTTTTACGTTTCCAATAAATTCTTCATAGGTATCCATCGCGTATTTCTGACGGAATATGTCCACCGTTTTGTCATCGATCTGCCCCATATCCTCATACGAGTATCCCGCTGCATGCATTTCCAGAAATTTGACCGCGCATGGTCCACAGTCGCCAGACCTTTCGTTGAAGTAAATATTGTCTGGACGCACCCATGAAAATGCTTGGTCTTCTTCAGGATGACTACTATCGGAAGGAGGCGAAAACGCAGCTAAGACATGAGGCAATGCGCGTAGAAGATAAGCCATGTGCTTGTTCACCTCATTATCGGACTCATTATGGGGAATGTTGCAGTCCAAAATCTCCACTTGTCTGCATGTCAAGTTAATCACAAGACCAACCCAATGATATTTTCCCCACATCATTGGGGCGTACACCCTGTCCACATCAACCAACAACCCCTTCTTGTCATTCCGACGCGGCGTTTTTCTCGTGAAATTGTAACTGCCAAGCCCTCCCCAGTTGAATCCCAATTGATCTGAGGCCTTCTCGAACTCTGCGAACTTTGATATGATGCCCGCAATACTGAAGTAGTCTACAAATCTGCACCTCCCACTCAGGTAATTGCGTCCATGTCGCCTTACTAGCATACCAATTAGCACATAAATATGCTGAAAAATATGTACAAACCATTAGAACATTAAATCGGTGGAAATCCGTGTTGTAACTTGAATAAACCAAATTAAGTTCTGATGATTTGAATACCTCGGTACTGACCCAATTTGTTGGCCTCGCCAACGACAGGAAGAACTTATTTGAGACATGAATCCCAATAACAATTTCAAATTCcctgaaatttgaaaacaaaccaAAAGTCAATATTAAACATTTGACAGTCCAAGAAATTTATACAGTATATCCAAACAACTTACTGTGCCGGATTCTCGCGGAGAATTGACTGAAACTCTTGAAACTGCGCTTTCTCCAAGTCTGCTAAGGGCGTATATTTGGGTTTCCTGCAGCTTTGGAAAAGCTTCTTCAGTCTCCTGTCTGGGGTGTACACTCCTCCAATCTTTGTTGAACGTCTCGGAATACGCTTCGTCGGGATGTCATCTTTTTTGGTTGAGCTTATTGGAATACATTTTCCTTCTAGCTCTGCTTTTTTTAATGACCTAGTCAGATATCGACTCAGCTTCGAATTCCCAACGTCTGGTGTGCGAGATTCATTCATCGGATTATCCTCTGGTGGTGTCTTGTAATCTTCAGAATTTGTCGGTGACGCTTTACCACCTTGTTCCTCCGGCGGAAGGACGTAAGATTCAGGATGAGACCAAACGGTAAGCATCCTACAAGTGTTCTCCTGTGGATCTTTATACACATTGTCACTCTGTGTCCCCTTTTCAACCTCTTCTGCTAACAAATTTAGCCATGATATTGGAGACCCATCTCCCCCCTCGCCCTGACAACGTTCAGATATAGCTCATTCAAATACTTCGATTCAGACGTAGTTTATATGTTCACCTAACAACTTGGATGTATACCTGACAAACTCAACTGAACTCCTGATAAAAAAAATCCGAACACCTAATCAACATAATATGTACACCTGGTAAAATTAGCTGAACACTTGACTAACTAAGATGAATACCTCTGAAACTCACCTGAAAACTATCAAACAGATCTGTAAACCTGACTACTTAAGCAAAATACCTCTTAAATTAACCTGAATACCAGACCAAACAAATCAGTATTCCTGTACACCTCATAAATTAACATGAATACCTTAACTAAATAACCTGAATACCTGACCAAACAAATCAGTATTCTTGTGCACCTCACTAGCTAAAACGAACAACTGATAATCTACGCTGAATACCTGGCCAAACCAAGCTGAACAGCAACCATAATATATCTAGAGCCTATAAATTCATTGTTATAATCTATTTACCTCCAACGGTTCCGGGAGAGTTGGTTTAGCTGGCTTTGATATAGTTTCTGGTCCAATAGGCGTTGAAACATCGACTTCTGGAATCTTTGCCGACTTCGAGAAAGAGGGGCCTTCGCCCACCATTGAATCTACCTACACGTTGAATTTTACTCAAAAAAGTTAGACCGGGATTCAGACATTATTTATCATTAGAAATTGTAGGAGCAGTTTGATTACCTTTTCCTAGAAGCGAGCATTTGGCGTACGACCATCACAATGATTATCATGCATTCTCATCGTCTCCTCATCGCTAAACCCATTGCCGTTGTTCTTCTTGTGTTTCTTAATATCAGACCCAAATATTTCAGCTTCATCATTACCATCACCACTGAACGGACGTCGTTTCTTTGGAACTTCCATGCCGGTTGGGTCAGCGTGACCGTTGTCTCTGTTTGTTTTACCGGCTGCTGTGTTTTGCGGAACCGTGGACGAGCCTCCCCTATCATGATGCAACCAGTCAAAAATCTCGTTCCGCAATTTACCCAACTGGGTTTTCAGTTCAACTCGTATCCACTCTTTCAGCTCTTGCTCCTTATCTGATAAGTTCCCTGGTTCACCCTGTTTACATATCCCACGACGAGGTCGAATAGGACGCTCAGGCGCCTGAGTCGAACTTCCAGGTTCATCACTGGCTTTCCCAAACCGCCTAAACGgcttttgacattttttttgacatcaacaCCTTCAGCCTTTTCGGCTGCCTTCAGAGGTGGAAGGGATGAATCACCTCCTCTAAAGTCTGTTGTTTTGAACTCGTGCCCTTCCCGCTTTCGACGAACTAAGTTATCTATTCGGGGATCGATTATTTCTTTCTTCCACTTTGGATCCCCACCTTCATCTGGGATTGAATACGTAACAATAATCTCAAACAAAGAACACAAACATTCATATGTACACAAAGTTTGAGCGTCTTAACTTCTGTTTTGCAAATAAGATAGACAACAGCATTGTACCTCTCTTTGGGTTTCCACCAGAAGTATGTCTTCAAAATTCAGAAGTGCATTTGTTGAGTCGCATCCTTCTGGTTCTTGCAAGAAAGAAGTGGTTTTATTAGGTTCGGGAATTTTCTCAAGCAATGAGGGGATAGCTTTAAAAGCAAAAAGTTGCAGCGCCAGAGGGAACCCATAACACGCTGTTGACTGCTGTTTCAAACGAAGGCGCATGACCGAAAGGTATTTATCCATTTTAGAAGGATCAGAAGGTTGAAGTG is part of the Brassica rapa cultivar Chiifu-401-42 chromosome A09, CAAS_Brap_v3.01, whole genome shotgun sequence genome and harbors:
- the LOC117127781 gene encoding uncharacterized protein LOC117127781 → MTTESEVDEPASTDQEEAASTEQDEAASTEPEFIVTTPTFPERLFARNCYPAKPRLNIYSKASIIGSQATTLSLREFGDITGLKCEPEREKVGNGSESIDAIPGRMWKELFETEDEDVTVPDVLRMLEQPSLPESKRLPLALIALVDGLLVCGHKLLRVTPAYVEMLEDTESFLQYPWGIEAFVSTLSRLTPLQPSDPSKMDKYLSVMRLRLKQQSTACYGFPLALQLFAFKAIPSLLEKIPEPNKTTSFLQEPEGCDSTNALLNFEDILLVETQREIIVTYSIPDEGGDPKWKKEIIDPRIDNLVRRKREGHEFKTTDFRGGDSSLPPLKAAEKAEGVDVKKNVKSRLGGLGKPVMNLEGEPGNLSDKEQELKEWIRVELKTQLGKLRNEIFDWLHHDRGGSSTVPQNTAAGKTNRDNGHADPTGMEVPKKRRPFSGDGNDEAEIFGSDIKKHKKNNGNGFSDEETMRMHDNHCDGRTPNARF